In one Oscillospiraceae bacterium genomic region, the following are encoded:
- a CDS encoding 5-oxoprolinase: protein MKHKIRVGVDIGGTFTDCVVIDESGKINTFKESSTPEDQSIGLYNVINKAAQFFDLSLEDFLGSAEIFAHGTTVATNTLLTGTGAKTGLILTKGFRDTLEMRRAHKDNIWDLFLQVPPPLVPRFLRVGVEERLDYKGDVVTPLDEAEVERICDEFEREGVTAVAICTLFSFLNDDHEKRIKEIVERRLPGVFVSRSSEVLPQIREYERQSTTVANAYVGPKLTVYLTNLESKLKRDGLKKAFYVTASNGGMMTCDTAIRHASATLLSGPAAGAAGAMFFADLLKRPNMILMDMGGTSFDVTLISDGKVSLSTEGEIAGYRVAKPMIDIHTIGAGGGSVAWIDQGGMLRVGPESAYSWPGPICYNRGGVKTAVTDANLLLGYLNKDYFLGGEMEVNYDKCHDLTIKNVAEPLHLSLDEAVIGVFRLVNQNMADAVKVVSVQKGYDPREFTLVSAGGACSIHACKIAEEVGSTSVLVPMAASVFCALGMLESDIRLDHVRSFNDFIPNTDLAAFNDLIEKTEATAMEELLCEGVERERAGLLRFLDIRYVGQHHEVTVAIPNDCVINEAHMAEIAKTFHEAHERLYSYCTPDTPLEIINLRVTAVGRVDKTGLDPMALEGEACESAIKNSRPIYFEEYNEWRDTPVYDRNKLRPGNKIAGPAVIEERITTIIVHPKWDARVDEFGNVIMEVKK, encoded by the coding sequence ATGAAGCACAAAATCAGAGTAGGTGTGGACATCGGCGGCACGTTTACCGACTGCGTGGTCATCGACGAGAGCGGAAAAATCAACACCTTTAAGGAATCCTCCACCCCGGAGGACCAGTCCATCGGCCTGTACAACGTCATCAACAAGGCCGCGCAGTTCTTTGACCTGAGCCTGGAGGACTTCCTGGGCTCGGCCGAGATCTTCGCCCACGGCACCACGGTGGCCACCAACACCCTGCTCACCGGCACCGGCGCCAAGACGGGCCTCATCCTCACCAAGGGCTTCCGGGACACGCTGGAGATGCGCCGGGCCCACAAGGACAACATCTGGGACCTGTTCCTGCAGGTTCCCCCTCCGCTGGTGCCCCGCTTCCTGCGCGTGGGCGTGGAGGAGCGCCTGGACTACAAGGGCGACGTGGTCACCCCCCTGGACGAGGCCGAGGTGGAGCGCATCTGCGACGAGTTCGAGCGTGAGGGCGTCACCGCCGTCGCCATCTGCACCCTGTTCTCCTTCCTCAACGACGACCACGAAAAGCGCATCAAGGAGATCGTGGAGCGCCGCCTGCCCGGTGTGTTCGTCTCCCGCTCCTCCGAGGTGCTGCCCCAGATCCGCGAGTACGAGCGGCAGTCCACCACCGTGGCAAACGCCTACGTGGGGCCCAAGCTGACTGTGTACCTGACCAACCTGGAGTCCAAGCTCAAGCGGGACGGGCTGAAAAAGGCATTCTACGTCACCGCCTCCAACGGCGGCATGATGACCTGCGACACCGCCATCCGCCACGCCTCGGCCACCCTGCTCTCCGGCCCGGCGGCGGGCGCGGCCGGCGCCATGTTCTTTGCGGACCTGCTCAAGCGCCCCAACATGATCCTCATGGACATGGGCGGCACCTCCTTCGACGTGACGCTGATCAGCGACGGCAAGGTCTCCCTGAGCACCGAGGGCGAGATCGCCGGCTACCGCGTGGCCAAGCCCATGATCGACATCCACACCATCGGCGCCGGCGGCGGCTCCGTGGCCTGGATCGATCAGGGCGGCATGCTCCGCGTGGGCCCCGAGTCGGCCTACTCCTGGCCCGGCCCCATCTGCTACAACCGCGGCGGCGTCAAGACCGCCGTCACCGACGCCAACCTGCTGCTGGGCTACCTGAACAAGGACTACTTCCTGGGCGGCGAGATGGAGGTCAACTACGACAAGTGCCACGATTTGACCATCAAGAACGTGGCCGAGCCCCTCCACCTGTCCCTGGACGAGGCCGTCATCGGCGTGTTCCGCCTGGTCAACCAGAACATGGCCGACGCCGTGAAGGTGGTCTCCGTGCAGAAGGGCTACGACCCCCGCGAATTCACCCTGGTCAGCGCCGGCGGCGCCTGCTCCATCCACGCCTGCAAGATCGCCGAGGAGGTGGGCTCCACCTCCGTGCTGGTGCCCATGGCGGCCTCCGTGTTCTGCGCGCTGGGTATGCTGGAGTCCGACATCCGCCTGGACCACGTGCGCAGCTTCAACGACTTCATCCCCAACACCGACCTGGCGGCCTTCAACGACCTGATTGAAAAGACCGAGGCCACCGCCATGGAGGAGCTGCTGTGCGAGGGCGTGGAGCGTGAGCGGGCCGGCCTGCTGCGCTTCCTGGACATCCGCTACGTGGGCCAGCACCACGAGGTCACCGTGGCCATCCCCAACGACTGCGTCATCAACGAGGCCCACATGGCCGAGATCGCCAAGACCTTCCACGAGGCCCACGAGCGCCTGTACAGCTACTGCACGCCCGACACCCCGCTGGAGATCATCAACCTGCGCGTGACCGCCGTGGGCCGCGTGGACAAGACCGGCCTGGACCCCATGGCCCTGGAGGGCGAGGCGTGCGAGAGCGCCATCAAGAACAGCCGCCCCATCTACTTCGAGGAGTACAACGAGTGGAGGGATACCCCCGTCTACGACCGGAACAAGCTGCGCCCCGGCAACAAGATCGCGGGCCCCGCCGTCATCGAGGAGCGGATTACCACCATCATCGTCCACCCCAAGTGGGACGCCAGAGTTGACGAGTTCGGCAACGTCATCATGGAGGTGAAGAAATGA
- a CDS encoding GrdX protein: MGYVAITNNPQVAERYGAQIEVRCYPEEAPVELLLRARDKIHLGWRLVSHPLAGSVKPHQTPYRSLLLAEPEGEQGTDALGLLALEDSMAAMRKFGDFQRPGVRAEEILADLRLVDLDLFGSAMAALGR, translated from the coding sequence ATGGGCTATGTGGCGATTACCAATAACCCCCAGGTGGCGGAGCGCTACGGGGCGCAAATTGAGGTGCGGTGCTACCCGGAGGAGGCCCCCGTGGAGCTGCTGCTCCGTGCGCGGGACAAGATCCACCTGGGCTGGCGCCTGGTGTCCCACCCGCTGGCGGGGAGCGTGAAGCCCCACCAGACCCCCTACCGCTCCCTGCTGCTGGCCGAGCCGGAGGGGGAGCAGGGCACCGACGCGCTGGGCCTGCTGGCCCTGGAGGACAGCATGGCCGCCATGCGGAAATTCGGGGACTTCCAGCGCCCCGGCGTGCGGGCGGAGGAGATTCTGGCGGATCTGCGCCTGGTGGATTTGGACCTGTTCGGCAGCGCCATGGCGGCGCTTGGCCGGTAA
- the rocR_2 gene encoding arginine utilization regulatory protein — translation MIQVGSLKLSSLDYILVVNREFLIIYGSRYDDRVDAPKGKYDPAEYMNRNFFEVYPSVKKETSSIVKCLATGEIIVKKFQKFEDYTGKFFCTHNITVPLIRKGRIVGAIELIKDVTTIENVDHRAMDTADREFDEVTELVRGKAGEITFEQILTRNPAMEQSIQSAKLFAKMHSPTLIYGETGTGKELFAQAMITHSGIPRSRVVVQNCAAVPDNLIESILFGTSRGAYTGAENRRGLFEEADGGIFFLDELNSLSYAVQGKLLRVLQDGTFRPVGSNAEKKVSVKIIAAMNVDPMVAIEKKQLRSDLFYRLSSGMLYLPPLRERPDDIDYYTKYYIDECNMLYSKQVRGITDALREVFLSYRWEGNVREFKHALESMISVADGPLLDVQDLPAYMYGRIHGGDAPSTDHWQPTAPRSFTGEEADPSPDLELPRAVERTERSLIVKVLRMTRGNKTRAGELLAIPRQTLWYKMNKYGITDEDWS, via the coding sequence ATGATCCAGGTCGGCAGTCTCAAGCTCAGCAGCCTCGACTATATCCTGGTGGTCAACCGGGAATTCCTTATTATCTACGGCTCCCGCTACGACGACCGGGTGGACGCGCCCAAGGGGAAGTACGACCCCGCCGAGTATATGAACCGCAACTTCTTTGAGGTATACCCCTCGGTGAAGAAGGAGACCAGCTCTATCGTCAAATGCCTGGCCACCGGCGAGATCATCGTCAAGAAATTCCAGAAGTTCGAGGACTACACCGGCAAGTTCTTCTGCACCCACAACATCACCGTCCCCCTGATCCGCAAGGGGCGCATCGTGGGGGCCATCGAGCTCATCAAGGACGTGACCACCATCGAGAACGTGGACCACCGGGCCATGGACACGGCGGACCGGGAGTTCGACGAGGTCACCGAGCTGGTGCGCGGCAAGGCGGGGGAGATCACCTTCGAGCAGATCCTCACCCGCAACCCGGCCATGGAGCAGAGCATCCAGTCGGCCAAGCTCTTCGCCAAAATGCACAGCCCCACCCTGATCTACGGGGAGACCGGCACGGGCAAGGAGCTCTTCGCCCAGGCCATGATCACCCACAGCGGCATCCCCCGCTCCCGGGTGGTGGTGCAGAACTGCGCCGCCGTGCCGGACAACCTCATTGAGTCCATCCTCTTCGGCACCTCCCGGGGGGCCTACACCGGGGCGGAGAACCGCCGGGGCCTGTTTGAGGAGGCCGACGGGGGCATCTTCTTCCTGGACGAGCTCAACTCCCTGTCCTACGCGGTGCAGGGCAAGCTGCTGCGGGTGCTCCAGGACGGCACCTTCCGCCCGGTGGGCTCCAACGCGGAAAAAAAGGTGTCGGTGAAGATCATCGCCGCCATGAACGTGGACCCCATGGTGGCCATCGAGAAAAAGCAGCTGCGCAGCGACCTGTTCTACCGCCTGAGCAGCGGCATGCTCTACCTGCCCCCCCTGCGGGAGCGGCCCGACGACATCGATTACTACACCAAATACTACATCGACGAGTGCAACATGCTCTACTCCAAGCAGGTGCGTGGGATCACCGACGCGCTGCGGGAGGTCTTCCTCTCCTACCGCTGGGAGGGCAACGTGCGGGAGTTCAAGCACGCGCTGGAGTCCATGATCAGCGTCGCCGACGGCCCCCTGCTGGACGTGCAGGATCTGCCCGCCTATATGTACGGCCGCATCCACGGCGGGGACGCGCCCTCCACCGACCATTGGCAGCCCACGGCCCCCCGCAGCTTTACCGGCGAGGAGGCCGACCCCTCCCCCGATCTGGAGCTGCCCCGGGCGGTGGAGCGCACCGAACGCAGCCTCATCGTCAAGGTGCTGCGCATGACCCGGGGCAACAAGACCAGGGCCGGGGAGCTGCTGGCCATCCCCCGCCAGACGCTGTGGTACAAGATGAACAAGTACGGTATCACCGACGAGGACTGGAGCTAA
- the grdE_3 gene encoding beta-aspartyl-peptidase: MGLELRRIKIKDVAFGNESKIEGGVLTLNAKELEDLVLEDGRVASVRFDLAKPGESCRILPVKDVIEPRAKLGGDAFPGLFKETMDAVGEGVTCVLEGCAVVTTGPIVGFQEGLIDMSGPAAEYTLFSKLNNIVMHIVKAEGVDQHEHEEVVRLAGIKVAHHVGKLGLDCGDYAARTYEWPSIGEKFAQYPGLPKVVYVCNCMAQGLLHDTYFYGRDAKQLVPTILSPLEFFDGAVVSGNCVSPGSKTTTYHHLNNAVINSLFERHGKDLNFMGVILNPLMVTLKEKFRDTMLTVKLAQTLGADGVIISQEGFGNPTTDLMITCQGLEHKGIKTVIITNEDAGIDGMSESLPDSVTEADAIVSTGNSNATIMLPKMDRILGELKEIERVTGGNVDSIQEDGRLLVEIHGIMGGHNLQGNTFLSATTI; the protein is encoded by the coding sequence ATGGGGCTGGAATTAAGACGCATTAAAATCAAAGACGTGGCCTTCGGCAATGAGAGCAAAATCGAGGGCGGCGTGCTCACCCTCAACGCGAAGGAGCTGGAGGACCTGGTGCTGGAGGACGGCCGGGTGGCCTCGGTCCGCTTCGACCTGGCCAAGCCCGGCGAGTCCTGCCGGATCCTCCCTGTCAAGGACGTAATCGAACCCCGCGCCAAGCTGGGCGGGGATGCCTTCCCCGGCCTCTTCAAGGAGACCATGGACGCGGTGGGCGAGGGCGTGACCTGCGTGCTGGAGGGCTGCGCGGTGGTGACCACCGGGCCCATCGTGGGCTTCCAGGAGGGCCTCATCGACATGAGCGGCCCCGCGGCGGAGTACACCCTCTTCTCCAAGCTCAACAACATCGTCATGCACATCGTCAAGGCCGAGGGCGTGGACCAGCACGAGCACGAGGAGGTCGTCCGCCTGGCGGGCATCAAGGTGGCCCACCACGTGGGCAAGCTGGGCCTGGACTGCGGCGATTACGCCGCGCGCACCTACGAGTGGCCCTCCATCGGCGAGAAGTTCGCCCAGTACCCCGGCCTGCCCAAGGTGGTCTACGTGTGCAACTGCATGGCCCAGGGCCTGCTGCACGACACCTATTTCTACGGCCGGGACGCCAAGCAGCTGGTGCCCACCATCCTCTCCCCCCTGGAGTTCTTCGACGGGGCGGTGGTGAGCGGCAACTGCGTCTCCCCCGGGTCCAAAACCACCACCTACCACCACCTGAACAACGCGGTCATCAACTCCCTGTTTGAGCGCCACGGCAAGGACCTGAACTTCATGGGCGTCATCCTGAACCCCCTGATGGTCACCCTGAAGGAGAAGTTCCGCGACACCATGCTCACCGTGAAGCTGGCCCAGACCTTGGGCGCCGATGGCGTCATCATCTCCCAGGAGGGCTTCGGCAACCCCACCACGGACCTGATGATCACCTGCCAGGGCCTGGAGCACAAGGGAATCAAGACCGTCATCATCACCAACGAGGACGCCGGCATCGACGGCATGAGCGAGTCCCTGCCCGACAGCGTCACCGAGGCGGACGCCATCGTGTCCACCGGCAACAGCAACGCCACCATCATGCTGCCCAAGATGGACCGCATTCTGGGCGAGCTGAAGGAGATTGAGCGCGTTACCGGCGGCAACGTGGACTCCATCCAGGAGGACGGCCGGCTGCTGGTGGAAATCCACGGCATCATGGGCGGCCACAACCTGCAGGGCAACACGTTCCTGAGCGCCACGACCATTTAA
- the grdB_3 gene encoding glycine reductase complex component B subunit gamma (codon on position 347 is selenocysteine opal codon.) yields the protein MKKVLFYTNQFFGQIGGEDKAYQEPLYNEGAVGNAQAFQGKLDGAEIAATVICGDNYYAENMEAARAFILEKAKALQPDLVIAGPAFNAGRFGIACGDICSYLKKELGIETVTGLYWENPAVEMYKKDIYIVQTAKSAAGIRKAVPLMINLANKLLNGVALDSPSQDQYFAKGKRVNIFRDKNGADRAVDMLMKKLSGEQYETELEISVYEKVAPAPALKTLAGAKIALCTSGGMVPMGNPDHMPAASAKFYKAYDIEGLDKLEEGKWESVHAGFDPVYANHDPNRVAPLDVLKTLEKEGVIGSVYPFLMSTTGNSTSVSDATRMGQEIGERLVSAGVNGVILTSTUGTCTRCGATIVKQIEKAGIPAVHICTVTPISKTVGAVRISGAQAIPYPTGAPALPPEKEEARKREIVMNALELLLK from the coding sequence ATGAAAAAAGTCTTATTTTACACCAACCAGTTCTTCGGCCAGATCGGCGGCGAGGACAAGGCCTACCAGGAGCCCCTGTACAACGAGGGCGCGGTGGGCAACGCCCAGGCCTTCCAGGGCAAGCTGGACGGCGCCGAGATCGCCGCCACCGTCATCTGCGGCGACAACTACTACGCGGAGAACATGGAGGCCGCCCGGGCCTTCATCCTGGAGAAGGCCAAGGCCCTCCAGCCCGACCTGGTCATCGCCGGGCCCGCCTTCAACGCCGGGCGCTTCGGCATCGCCTGCGGCGACATCTGCTCCTATCTGAAAAAGGAGCTGGGCATTGAGACCGTCACGGGCCTCTACTGGGAGAACCCGGCCGTGGAGATGTACAAGAAGGACATCTACATTGTCCAGACCGCCAAGTCCGCCGCCGGCATCCGCAAGGCCGTGCCCCTGATGATCAACCTCGCCAACAAGCTGCTGAACGGCGTGGCGCTGGACAGCCCCAGCCAGGACCAGTACTTCGCCAAGGGCAAGCGCGTGAACATCTTCCGCGACAAGAACGGCGCCGACCGGGCCGTGGACATGCTGATGAAGAAGCTCTCCGGCGAGCAGTACGAGACCGAGCTGGAGATCTCCGTCTACGAGAAGGTCGCCCCCGCCCCCGCCCTCAAGACCCTGGCGGGCGCCAAGATCGCCCTTTGCACCTCCGGCGGCATGGTGCCCATGGGCAACCCCGACCACATGCCCGCCGCCTCCGCCAAGTTCTACAAGGCCTACGACATCGAGGGCCTGGACAAGCTGGAGGAGGGCAAGTGGGAGTCCGTCCACGCGGGCTTCGACCCGGTGTACGCCAACCACGACCCCAACCGCGTCGCCCCCCTGGACGTGCTCAAGACCCTGGAGAAGGAGGGCGTGATCGGCAGCGTCTACCCCTTCCTCATGTCCACCACGGGCAACTCCACCTCTGTGTCCGACGCCACCCGCATGGGGCAGGAAATTGGAGAAAGGCTGGTGAGCGCCGGGGTAAACGGCGTCATCCTGACCTCGACGTGAGGCACCTGCACGCGTTGCGGTGCAACGATTGTGAAGCAGATTGAGAAGGCCGGCATCCCCGCCGTCCACATCTGTACGGTGACCCCCATCTCCAAGACCGTGGGCGCGGTGCGCATCTCCGGCGCCCAGGCCATCCCCTACCCCACCGGCGCCCCCGCCCTGCCCCCCGAGAAGGAGGAGGCGCGCAAGCGCGAAATCGTCATGAACGCCCTGGAGCTGCTGCTCAAGTAA